The region TTTAGTATCACCTTTTCTTAATTTTTGGTCCCCTTCGTTTATCAATTCCGAGGACTCGAGAAAGGCTCTTACTTTTTTCGTTTCGTCGTCTTGCTTCAAAGAATCTAATTCATTCTTCGCAGTTTTGAATCGGTTCTCGGAAGCCAGCAGATACACCAAGTTCAGAACCGGTTCCTTATATGTCGGATCCAGCTCTCTGGCTTTCGTAAAGGATACCATCGCTTTAGCATTCTCGCCTAAAGACTTTTGGTTCAAGCCGATCTGGTTATAGATAGATGCGTTCTTCGGAAAGAATGGGATCGCTTTCTCCAATACGGAAATCGCTTTAGGATTGTTTCCTGATTTGCTATACGCGGCGGCGAGTCCCGAGTAGGCTTCCCAATAATCCGCTTTCAACTTTAAGGATGTTTCGAAGGCTTTCACGGCCCCGTCCGTATCTCCGGAAAGTATCTTAGCATTCCCCAAAAACACGAATGGAGAAGGATTCTTAGGATCCAACTGAGTTGCGGATTGGAAATTCTGTATGGCCTCGCCGTAATTCTTGGCCTTCAAGGCTGTGTTTCCTTTCTCCAGATAAGAAGCGACCCTGGTGGCGGAAGCGGACTGCTTGGCGGATGCAAGTTCCGGATCCGCTTTTCTAGCCTTTTCAAAATAGGATTCCGCAGCCTCGTATGCTTTCAATTGAACTGCGGTGTCTCCCAACTGCATGTAGAGCTGGGCCTTGAATTTGAATTTATCCTCGGGAATGGATTTTAAAGCGGTATAAGCCTCGTCGTATTTTCCTATCGTTTTCAGAAGAACGGCCTTCTTAAACGTATAAGAGGCTCCGTCCACTTTAGGAAGCTTTTCCAATTTGGAATAGATTTCGAGCGCTTCCTTGTTGGCTCCTTGAGCCGTATAAAGAATTCCTAATGTTAAAAGAATCTGTTCGTTTTCAGGATCCAGCTCTGTTCCCTTTTTCAAGGAAGCGAGAGACTCGTCGGATTTTCCGAGACGGTATTCCGAGGATCCGATCAGATAGTATCCTTCTGCAGTAGGATAAACCGCTACCGCATCACGACCTTTTGCCAAAGAAAGATCGAATTTTCCTTTTTGAAAGGCGGAGTTCCCTTCGTTGATCAATCGGGAGACTTGTTTCAGTTTTTGCCTAGCGACCAGATCCGTTTCCATAATCGCGTCCTGCGAATTGGATTTTCGGAAGTCTTTCGAAACGCAGCCAACCGTAACGAAGGCTAGAATAAAGAAAACGTAAGTATTTCGCTGCAATCGGTTCATCACTTATAGCCTTTATACAGAATCTTAAGATCTTTCAGAGGAGTTTTCTCCTTAAATTCTTCTCCTCGAGTCAAAACGGATACGCTCCAAGTGCCCCCGGACGGAAGATTTCCTTCCCAGACCAGATCTCCTCCCAGGTAGAGGAATAGTTTCTTTTCTTTCGGACTGGCCCTAAAGGAGAATGGCCTGCCTATATCCTTATCGATATCTTTGTACTTGTAAGTAGCGATCGTCTTTCCGTCGGAAGGAAATTGGAAAACCGAAACGTTTTCCTTACCAGCCTGCAATCCTAGAGCAAAACCGGGAAAATGAAAAGTAAACGCGACGGCTCCTTCCTTGTGGTCCACGGGAAGTAGGAAGTATCCTTCCAGTTCCAATTCTTCCGGAACAAAAGGCAAAGAATAGGCTCCGTTCCAGCCATTGGAAAGATTCTTCTTCTTAGCGAATTCCAGACCTCTCGGACCGAAAGCGGAGAAGCCGGAATCCCCCGAAGGCTTCCAAAATTCCGGATCGGATAACACCCCTGCTCCCGAATACGGAAGAGCGATTTCGGCGACTTGATCCGGTTTTACATCTAACACGCCTTCGTAATATACTAAGGAATTATTATCCACTCCCTCTTTTACTAATTCGAGTTGGTAAGCGCCCGGAGTTAAGCTACTCCGATAGAAAGGCGTTTCTCCTTGTTTGTATCCGTCGATGGAAACGGAAAGTCCCGCCGGAACGCTGATGATTTTCGCGGATCCCAAGGTTCTATCTTCTTCCCATTCCTGAAAGAGAGAACTTTTTTTACCGGCACGAATCTGTAGAGTCCGTGTTACCGGTTTCTTTCCTTTTAATACGAATTGTATTTCTTGGATTCCCTCCAAGACGGGAACGTTAGTTAAGGGTGTGTTGCCTAAAGACTTACCCTTCCAAAAAACTTCGGTGTCCACGGAAGAGGAGCTGATGTTTAGAGATCCTCTCAGAGATTTATTCACGCTTTCTTTAATGACGGATAAATCCGGTTTTCTTTCCCATACAGGCACGGTAGTTTGGCGGGATTCCAAAGAAATTATACGATCCGAAGATTTCCAAAAGATTGCCTGAGTCCATGTCCCGGATTCCTCAGAGGAAACCGGTTTTTTGAAAGAAGCTTCGAACTCACCGAAAATGGAATCGTCCACCGGATCCTTGAGTTGGAAGCGGAAAGTCCAACCCGTATCGGATTCGGAAACTTTTCCGAATACCAACAGATCCACATCCTTCTTCTTTGCTTCTTCCAGAAGCGTTTCTTTGCCCGACCAAGCTTCCGCCGGAATCTTGACGCCTACGTATTTGATTTCTTTCCAGAGTAAACCGAACTCCTCGCCGAAATACGATGCCAGTTTAGGATCCACGGATTTCGGATAGGAGATCGGAGCGAATGCGATTACCGGAAGTTCATGTCCGCTTTTTCTGACCCGGTAATCCGTATCGGACTCGCGAAAGATAAAGACGTTTGCGGATTCCCCTAATGGCCTAAAATACGGCTCCTGAACGGTAAGTGCAGGTTCGTTCAATCTTTGAACGGAAGAACAAGCGCCGACTATGATTGCTATCAGGGAGAAGAATAGAATATTACGAAATGATTTGTTCTCCATCCCGTAAAAAAATTTCTTCTATCCTGAATTAGCAAACCTTTTCCGATATCCCGGGAATCGGAATATGACAAAGAGATCATTTTTTTGTTTATCCGAAGGGAATTTAAAACAACGGGAGACAAGAAGGGGATAAAATACGACGACCCCGTCGAATAACGGGGTCGATCGACTCGATTCTAAAAGCGGAAAAAGAAGAAAGGTGTTAGAACGTTTCCTTAGCGTTCAGTTTCAATTTTTCCTTTTGGACGTCTTGCTGAACATACTTGGTCTCATTCACCTCTTTAGCCGCTTTAGTCACTTCGTCCGCATTGGATTTACCCAATTCGCGTTTTTGCAACTGAGTGCGGGCTTCTTCCACGGTTGAGGCCGAGCTGAGGATTCTCAACTCTTCGCTGGAAGATTTGAGTTCATCTACAAGATTATTATATTCTAAAACATCGTTCTTTTTGAGGACGATCAGTCCTTTCAATTCCTTCACGGATTCCGGACGCAAAGAAAGAATCAATTTCTCGGTGAGTCTTTGGTTCTTTTTAAGAGTCAGCTCTCTGTTCTTCTCCAGAACGATCTCTTCGGAATCGTCTCCCACTTTGGAAACTGCCACAGAGCCTTCCAATACCGCAAATTTAACATCGCAGTGCTGCTCAGCACAGGTGGTTTTGCCTCCCGAAGGATTTTCCACGGAAGTCAGGAAGGTGGTTCCGCGAACCCCCGCTAAAGCGGTAGGAGTTACTACACGGAAGTTGGAGTTCTTTTGCTCCTTACGAACCAAAGTTACGATCTTTCCGTAATTCAGGTTCACTTTTACGTCGGCACCTTCTTCGCTAACGAGAGCGGCAACGGAAACCTCGCTTTCTTTAGAGATCTTGACCAGACCGCTATTAGCGACCATGATCTCCACGGATCCGTTTTTGCCAGTTAGAATGGTATCTTCCGGATTGATGGATTGTCCAAATTCGGCTTTCTTTTCGCCTTCTGCGGACTGAATCCTAACGTCTCCGTTGATCCATACGATTTTAGCCTTCGCATCTACTGCATCGGCTTTTACTTGGTCTCCACTGGTCTTAGGGCTACAAGCCGCTAAAGCAAAAGCCAGTGAAGTTACAAAAATAAGAATGTTCTTGGGTTGAAACATAGGATTTCCCCGCTTTTAAAGTTTAAGAATGCTCTAAAGATAACAATCCAACAAGGATTTTTTTACCAAATCGTCGGTTTATCCTTTTTTCTCAAGGGATTTGGGGCTTTCTTGGAAAAAAATTTCCAAAAAATGTCTGTTTGGCAGCCGGTCTATTTTTTATAAAAACTAATACTTATTGGTTAGTTTTGAAGAACGGATTCTATTTCTTTTCGACCTTTTTAGGCTCTATGTCCGGGAGCAGATCCAATTCCTCCTCTAATCTGCATTTCGGATAATGATCAGCGTTCAGACTAGATCCTACCCAACCAAACGCGTCCTGGGAGGATATTACGTGTATGTCCCAACCTTGCACAATATTAGGGCAATCCCATACCTTATTCTTACAAAGAACCTGACTTGCTTTAGGTTTCGGGTAAGCCCAGGCGGCCGGAGGATGCAGGCATTGCATTTCCACCTCGGCTAATTTTCTCATTCTCTTCACATTCTCTTCGAACTGTTTGAATAGATTGACTAGGGGATTGGCAAGGACCTCGTTAAAATATCCCCGAGTGGTATTATAGGCCAGGAAGTAGACTAACTCTTCCATTACGTATTCTTTATCATGCGCAAAGGAACTTACGGTATGGATATAGCGAGCGATCTTTAACGAATCGGTAAGTAATTCCCTCAGAACGTCTTCGGATTTATCAGGTAAGCCCGCGTCATCCTCGTCTTCCTGGTTTCCCGCATCGCTTTCTCCATCATCCACCATTAGGTCGGCAAAAAAGGATTCGTCCGGATTTTCCCCCTCTCCTTTTTTTCCTCCTCCGGCGGTAACTTCCGTATTGTCTTGGAGCCCCAAAGGCACATGATTCGAAGCTGCGGAACATACGAATTCGGGAAGATCCAATTTCTGCATGAAATTGGCGCATTGCTTGGCGATTCTAGTTTTTTCCGTATCGTCCGGAAAGGGACGATTCCAATGATCTCCGGTCACTCTTGCGATATCCATAAAAATGCCGCCAAGAAAAGAATAGCGACGAAGCATTTTGTATTTAAGGGCGTCGGGAATCATAACGATTCCGAGAGCGAGTAATCCTAGTTCGCAGATATGCTTGAAAAAGTTCGGGTTGGTTTCGTAGACCTTGAACAAAGATAGAAGATGTTTTCGATTCGAAAGAGAGTTCCGGATAATTCCCTTAAAATTAAAGGTATTTTCCTCATACATATATTTTAAGAATTTCTTATCTGTCTGCTTGAGCTGGTATACGATCTTTTCGGTGAGTTTATCCTGGATCTGACCGGTCAGTTCCTTAGTGAGTTTGATTTTGAACTCGGGCGTATATTGTCCCTTAATTTCCTTAAGCCTAGCCAAGGCGGATTCTTTGACCTGGACCTCCTCCTTAACCAGAATATTGCCGCTATTGTCCTCGATCGGATTCAAAAAGCGCAGCATATTTCCCGCATTATAGTCCCGCACAAACGCGAGTACGTCTTCGATGGAATTGAATTCTATCGACTTAGGGTTTACTTTCATTCTTTAAATGGTCCCTGCGAGTGATTCTAAACGGATTTTCCAAGCTGGCAAGCATAGATTCCAGGCTCTTCTTCCTCTCTAGCGACAAAACGGATTGCCGACTCAAAGCCGATGCCATACTGCAACCGGGGCCGGCATCGCAACAATCGGAAACGTCGCATAACTCTTTAAACTTTCCGAGCTCGGGAAAACTTTCCATTATTTTTCCCCGAGAAAGATGCAATATACCCCATTCCTTAATTCCGGGGGAATCAATTAACACAATATTATGATCCAGCATCAGAAAATTCGAATTGGTAGTGGTATGCTTTCCCTTGCTTGTGGAGAGACTTACCTGGGAGGTCTTCTGCATCTCCTTATCGGATAAGACGTTTACAAGACTAGATTTTCCGACGCCTGAATTTCCTACGAGGTATGTCGTTTTGGAAGAAAACTTCGAAATCAGCTCTTTTAGACCTTGGCCGGTTCGGCAGGAAACCACTAATACGTCGTAGCCTAGATCGGTGTAGGTTTTTGTCCGACTAAGTATCGTTTCTTGGTCCACCAAATCCGACTTCGTAAATACGATCAGAGGAGATACCTCGGCGGTATAGACGGCAGCCAAACAACGATCCAAAAATCCGTCCTTGGTTTCCGGTTCCTTGAGAGAAGCAAGCACGGCTACCTGGTCCACATTAGAGCAGAGAACCTGGGCGTCGCCCTCCTTGCTTTTGCGTAGAATTTCATTCCTACGGGGAAGCCTTTCCTCGATGGCCCATTCTCCTCCCGATTCCATGGCTTGGACCAGATCTCCCACCACAAACGGATGCCGTTCCGATGCGGAGATGGTTCTCAAACGACCCCGTAAGACCGCGCGTACCCTCCCTCTCTCGGGAGAATACAAATCGTAGAAAGCACCGAAGACTCGGGCTATCGTAAAAAACTCCTTTACTGGAATAGATGACATTGACATTCTTAAGCCTAATTTTACGGGCTAGCGATGAAAATCATACGCAAATTCGGACCTATTTTCGGTCTTGTTTTAGCCGCATTTCTCCTGCAATCGGCTTTGATACTCGCATTGGATCTGCGATCGCTAGATCCGGATCGTATCTCGGCCTTATGGATCAGTCTTCCTTTTACTACTCTGGGTGCCATCTTCGTTTGGATCTGGTTTAATAAATTCGGAGAAGAATGGACTCTCTCATCCACTTTATCCAAGTTAACGGTTAAAGACCAGGAGTACGTGAAGTATCTTTCTTCCCTGGATAAATTCAAAAGCGATCTAATCGCGACAAATATTACCGATAGTGTCTGCGAGAAAATCGTAAAATTTCTCCCGAACATCGTGGATCCGGAAAGGGCGAAGATCTATCTTTGGAGAGAGGATCTGGGAAAGTTTTGCCCTTATCCCAACCAGGAAGGAGAGGATCATTTTTATATTTTCGATCCGTTCCTACTCTGGATCACGGAACATGATCGGATCTTTTATTCGGAAGAATTTCTGGAAAATGCGAAGTACCTCCAGATTCGCGAACACGCTCTCACATTCTCCACCAAAACCAAGGCGGAACTACTCGTCCCCTTTATCCTAAACCGAAGCCTTCTTGGCATGCTCGTGCTCGGCCCCAAAAAGGACGGAAAGAAATATACGCACTCCGAGTTGGATAAATTAAACGAGCTCCGATCCGTTTCGGTGATGTCCCTATCCAATTCTATTTTCTACGAAAGACTTATAGAACTCACCGAGACTCTCGAAGAAAAAGTACGACATAGGACGAGAGAATTGGAGAATGCGCAATCCCAATTGATCATGTCCGAAAAAATGGCCTCCCTCGGAACCATGGTGGCGGGTATAGCCCATGAGATCAACACCCCAGCGGGAGTGATCAACGGTTCGGCTCATAATCTGGAATCGAATATGAATTATATCGTTAAGAATGTATTCGAGATCGTTAAGTTCGCCAGAAACAAGAAGTTAAGAAAATCCTTCGAGGTGGCTCTTCTTCATATTCTTAGAGAGAGAAAGAAAAGCCAGGTTATGGAATCCAAAGATAAATTCCGAATCAAAAAGGACCTTCGCGAAGAGATGTTAAGCATGGGCGTGGATCCCGGCTTATCGGGAGAAGTGGCTTCCTTTCTTATCGAAGGGGACATTATGGATGTACGGAAGTACATTTACGAAGTCTTACTTCAAGGAGACAAATCCGGTTACGAGATCCTTAAACACGCATCCAATACTAGTAGAAACATTAAGAATATAAAATATTCGATCACAAATATCGTTCGAATCGTAAAAGCACTCAAATATTACTCCCATCTAGACCAAAGCAAACTATTCACCAGTGCCGACCTGATCGAGGGAATCGAAAATACGTTGGTCATCATGAACAACCAACTGAAATACGGAGTGGAACTTAAGAAGAATTTTTCTCCGATACCGAAGGTAGTATGTAACCCGGACGAGCTGAACCAGGTATGGACCAATCTTATCCAAAATGCGAACCAAGCCATTCGAGGCCAAGGAGTCATCGAACTCTCCGTATTTCCCGCAGGAGATAAAGTGATCATAGAAGTCCAAGACGACGGCCCGGGAATCAATCCCGCGATCAAGGACAGGATCTGGGATCCGTTTTTCACTACCAAAGACCAAGGGGAAGGATCCGGATTGGGCTTGGGTATCGTTAAAGGTATTTTAGAAAAACATAAAGGCAAGATTACCGTAGATTCTGTCCCCGGTAAGACCGTATTCAGAGTGGAAATACCTTTAAGACCTCCAGAGCCGGGATCGGAATCGAATTCCGCGGAGAAGCCGGCTGTATGAAAGGGATTCCTAAGAAAAAAACGAAGCCAGTCGTTCGAGAAAACTTCTATGACTTAGTATTTCGGATCGTCAAAAAAGTACCTAAAGGAAGGGTCACAAGCTACGGAAGGATCGCGGTCCTCGTCGGCAAACCTAGAGCGTCGAGAGCCGTAGGTTACGCGCTGAATTCCCTAAAAAAGGGACAGGAACAGCAAGTCCCCTGGCAGAGAGTCATCAATAGCCAGGGGAAGATTTCCTTCCGAGGGGATACCCGAAGAGCCATTCTTCAGAAAAAACTTCTAGAGTCGGAAGGAGTGAAATTCTCCAAAGAAGAAATAGTGGATTGGAATCTCTTCGGCTGGCCGTAATCTTGTCCGAGAGGTCCTAGTGTCCAAGCCAGTAGTAGTCACTATCGCGGGTTCCGATTCCGGAGGAGGTGCCGGAATCCAAGCGGATTTAAAAACTTTTAACGCTACCGATTCTTTCGGAGCTTCCGTTTTAACTTGTTTGACCGCCCAGAATCCGGACGGGGTAACGGGAATTCTAGAGGTGGACTCCGACTTCTTGGAAAAGCAGATCCACGCCGTGTTCTCCTATTTTCCGATTCGCGCTGTGAAGACCGGAATGCTTTTCTCCGAGAAATTGATTCGGACCATTGCTTCTTTATTAAAAGAATATAAATCCGGATCGGAATTTCATTTGGTTCTGGATCCGGTCATGGTTGCCACAAGCGGGGCAAAGCTGCTGCAGGATGATGCAATCTCTTCCCTTATTTCCGAATTGATTCCGCTTGCAGGCCTTATCACTCCTAATCTGGACGAGGCGGTGATCTTAGGAGCGGAGAAAGTAAACGAACCTGGAAAAATGAAACCTGCGGCGATTTCTCTATCTAAAAAACTGAATGTACCCGTTTTGTTAAAGGGCGGGCATCTCAAAAATGCAAAGGAAGCTTTGGATGTTTTAGCCTTTCCAAACGGTGAAAACAGGGAATATTCCAGGCCTTTTGTGGAAGACTTCAATCCTCACGGAACAGGTTGCACTTACTCTTCCGCGATTGCCTCCTACTGGGCCCAAGGGAATTCTCTCCCGGAAGCGGTGGAGAAAGCGAGGGACTTCCTTCATAGGGCGATTCTTCAATCCTATTCAGCCGGAAAGACCAAGACTCTAAATCACAATCCTCTCTAAATAGAGAATTTATCTATTCAGAGTCTCCTTCGAAGCCGCCTCCAAGATTTCGAGGGGAAGAGACCCTTTTCCCAATACGAATCCGTGGTATTCCTTGATATCGAAGGCATTCCCTTTCGCGGCTTTCCATTCTTCTCTCATCTTTAAGAAGGACATCATTCCGATTTTGTAGGAACAAGCTTGTCCCGGATATACGATGTATCTTTCTATCTCGGAGGCCACTTCTTTTGGCCCCATGCCGGTATTCTCACCCATATATCGTATCGCTTGGTCGCGACTCCATCTCTTATAATGGATACCGGTATCCACGACGAGGCGAACCGCTCTGAATAACTCCGCCTGGAGTCTTCCCAAATCTATATAAGGATCCGAATAATAATCGTAATCTTTGGCTAATCTCTCGGCATACAAGGCCCAACCTTCCGCGAAAGCGGTGAAATGAGTCGTTCTAAGTTTTCTAGGAGCGGAGGTAAGCTCTTGGGACCATGCGATCTGCAAATGGTGACCGGGAATCGATTCATGATATGTTAATGTGTTCATTCCGAATTTCGGAATTTCCTTCAAATCTCGTAAATTTGCGTAGAATACACCGGGGCGCTTTCCGTCCAGACTAGGCTCTTCATAATAGGCTCCTGCCGATCCAGCCTGCTTGAATTCCGGAACCCTTTCCACTTCCACTTTCGCCCTCGGCCATTCCGGAAACAATGGTTTGGATTTTTCGATGGAATCCGTTAAGATTTTCTTATATGCTTGGATTACTTCATCTTTGCTTTCCGGCTTATCCGGAAATTGAAACTCGGGTTTTTTCCGCAGCTCTTGCATTACGTTCGGAATACTCCCCCCTTTGATTCCGACGGACTCGAAAATGGATCTCATTTCGGCTTGGATTCTGGATACTTCGTTCAATCCGATCGTATGAACGTCCTCCGGACTCAAAGAAGTCGTCGTATGATATTTTAGAACATGCGCGTAGAAGCCGTCTCCATCGGGAAGCTTCCATACGCCGGCCTTATCGTTCGTTTGTTTCTTTTGCCTATCTAAGAAGGATTCGAGTTTGGAATATGCCGGGTAAATGGATTCCGAGATGATCTTCTTAGTTTCTTCTAAATAGGTTTTCTTATCCTCCGCGGTTATTTCCTCGGTCTTATCCAGCTTTTTTAGAAAACTTTTATATAAGAGATTTTCTTCCGGATTCTTAACGCGAAAGTTTTGTAATTCCTCTATCACTCTCTTTAGAATGAAATCTGGAGGAACGACTCCTTGCTCTTCTCTGATTTCTAGACCCTTCAGGACCTGATCTATTTTCACGGATATTCCGTTCAGACGAGAAATATACGCATCCGCGTCTTCCTTGTCGGCGACTATATGCAAACTTGCCAGAAAAGAAGGGATATGATTCTGAACTCCGAACAGTTGGTTGACCGGATAATAATGATAGATGTATTTTTCCCCTTCCGCGGCCATAGAGAGATCCCATTCAATCGCTCGATAATAAATCCGATCCTGCTCGTTCAGATTCGAAGGATCATAACTCCTCAACACTTCCAATTGCCGCTTCGCCTTATCCGCCCTTTCCATTTCTTTTTCGGGAGAAGAGTCCGACCATTTGCGATTATGAGAACGAATGCCCCAAGAATCCAAAATCCGCAGCGAAGTAAGGGTTTCCGGATCGTCCAAAACGTTTTCCCAGAATATTTTTTCATAATACAAGCCTAGGGTAAACGGACGGAAATAGATCGTATGCCAGACTATAAAAGCGAATACTAATATAAAGACCGGAAGAGAATAGATTAGGATCCTGATCGCTCTTTTCAACACGGAGAAAACTCCTTAGGAGAATTTAGAAGAGTGGAATAAGTACTTTGGATAAGAATAAAAGAATGAGACTCCAAATCGCCGAAGCCGACGCCGCAAAAGCCAGGGAATTCGCCCAGTCCAATAGAGGAACGCAAACGAATAGAAACATCCCGAGATAGGAATATGCACGATTTTGCACGTATAATGTCTTCTGCCATTCGAAGAAACCTTGTCGGAAGTCCTTTGCCTCTCCCTTCGCCTTATGTAGAAAGATCCATTCCGATATGAAACCGAACACGGCAAACAACAGAAAGAATCCGGAAATAAAAGGAATCCAAGACCATTCCGGAAGAATTTCCGGATAAGCGATTTTCAAAATGGGAAAGGATAAAGAGATTAAAACCGAAAAGGGAAATAGAAATACTCTCCGAAAAATCCGACTCTCGGAGAGATATTGGAAAAAAGGAACCCTACCCGGCATCTGATGCGAACCGCAGAAAAGGCATTTTTCCGAATCCGCCAATATGGAAGAGCCGCAGTTCCTGCAGCGGACCTGCTTCTTTATCTCTTCCATAGTTTCAGACACCGAACTTACCTTAGATCTTTTTGATCAGATTTTCTATCAGGGCCCTCAGGAATTCTTCCTTGGGAGTCCCGCTTTCAATCGGTTTATTATTTATGAATAGACTTGGAGTGCTGTGAATCTGTAGCTTGTCCGCCTCGTCCACTTCATGATTGATCTGATCTTTTACGGCCACCGACGACAAGCAAGAACGGAATTGATTCATGTCCAGCTTGAGATCCTGAGCCTGAGCAAGAACCGTGGAAAGAGTGTGCATGACCTGATTCTCCGTATTCTTGTATAGGGAATCATACATAGCCGGGAATTTTTTCTGCTTATCCGCACAAATTGCGGCGGAGGCGGCCACACAAGAGCTGGCTTCCGGTCTCGGAGAAGAAATAAGACGATTGCAACTACCATCCAAAGGAAAGTTCTTATACACGACTTTTACCACTCCGTCGTAGTCGCGGAGAATTTTTTTCAAAATATGGGAAGTGTGCATACAGTGTCCGCAATTGAAATCCGCGAATTTTACGATTGTAATCGGAGCATTCGGATCTCCTTGGAAAGAGGCCCCCTTAATATCAATCGAAACCGTTGGAGCCGCCTCGTAATCGGAAAGTTGTTTTTGGATGCGAGAGAGTCCGGTATGTTCCCCTTCCACAAGGGAATTCGTAAAGGATCTACCACCTATCAAACCAATCACTAAGGCTCCTAATATTACAATCACGTAATTTAGCGCTTCTTTAGAGATGGAGGGAATCAATTGTGCCGGGGACTTATCCTTAATATCTCGGATCTGGATATAAGTTCCTACAAGTAGCAATACGGTAACCGCCCAAGTGGCAGCACAAAGCCCGCAAACCGCGTCTATATAAAATACCGAAGTCGCAAAAAGCCCGAGATCGATTACGAATCCGACAATAAGCAGATAGAATGCGAGAAGAAGATATTTGACGGATTCCTCTTTTTGAGTTTCGGATCTGACAAAAAGAAAAGCGAGGAGTCCGTAAAAAACGAAACCGAAAAGAGCAATGGGAATATCCCCGAAAAACGGAACATTGCGGATCGCGGATACCGCACTTTCGGAAACCTTATTACAAGAACCTGTTTCGCTCAAGGCATCGCAAAGGGCCTGAGCGACCCCGTCTCCGCCTTGTCCGCCGAAGTATTTTCGGATCAGGAAAAAGGATATGACTGCTCCGATAGCAGCTAGAGCGGATAAAATATAATTAGATGGCAGTTTTTTCATTCGGGACTCCGATTCCAAAATACCTTTATACGGACCAGGAAGGAGTAAGGAAAGAAAAATATAGGAAGATTTAGGAGTCTGAGAGCTTTTAGGAAATCAGTCGGTTCCTAAACTCGTGATCGCTTCCGCCAGATCGATTTTTCCCTCATAGAGTGCCTTTCCCGTAATTACCCCGTAAACCGGAACGGGAGTACCGAGGACGGACAGAGCCATTATATCCTTTAAAGAGGAAATTCCACCGGAAGCGATGACTTGAAAATTATATTTCGTCAATATTTCCTTGTACGCGTTCAAATTCGGCCCGGCAAGAGTTCCATCCTGGGCTATATCTGTAAAAATAATATGCTCTACTCCGGCTTGTTTCATTTTAGCAAGCAAATCCAGGTAATTCACGCCGGAGTCTTCTTCCCAACCGGCTATTTTTACGATTCCATCTCTAGCGTCGACCGCAACGACCACCCGGTCCTTTCCGTATTTTTCCAAGGCGAAATCCAAAAGCTTAGGATCTTTTACGGCGGCAGTTCCCAAAA is a window of Leptospira wolffii serovar Khorat str. Khorat-H2 DNA encoding:
- the thiD gene encoding bifunctional hydroxymethylpyrimidine kinase/phosphomethylpyrimidine kinase, encoding MSKPVVVTIAGSDSGGGAGIQADLKTFNATDSFGASVLTCLTAQNPDGVTGILEVDSDFLEKQIHAVFSYFPIRAVKTGMLFSEKLIRTIASLLKEYKSGSEFHLVLDPVMVATSGAKLLQDDAISSLISELIPLAGLITPNLDEAVILGAEKVNEPGKMKPAAISLSKKLNVPVLLKGGHLKNAKEALDVLAFPNGENREYSRPFVEDFNPHGTGCTYSSAIASYWAQGNSLPEAVEKARDFLHRAILQSYSAGKTKTLNHNPL
- a CDS encoding DUF885 domain-containing protein translates to MLKRAIRILIYSLPVFILVFAFIVWHTIYFRPFTLGLYYEKIFWENVLDDPETLTSLRILDSWGIRSHNRKWSDSSPEKEMERADKAKRQLEVLRSYDPSNLNEQDRIYYRAIEWDLSMAAEGEKYIYHYYPVNQLFGVQNHIPSFLASLHIVADKEDADAYISRLNGISVKIDQVLKGLEIREEQGVVPPDFILKRVIEELQNFRVKNPEENLLYKSFLKKLDKTEEITAEDKKTYLEETKKIISESIYPAYSKLESFLDRQKKQTNDKAGVWKLPDGDGFYAHVLKYHTTTSLSPEDVHTIGLNEVSRIQAEMRSIFESVGIKGGSIPNVMQELRKKPEFQFPDKPESKDEVIQAYKKILTDSIEKSKPLFPEWPRAKVEVERVPEFKQAGSAGAYYEEPSLDGKRPGVFYANLRDLKEIPKFGMNTLTYHESIPGHHLQIAWSQELTSAPRKLRTTHFTAFAEGWALYAERLAKDYDYYSDPYIDLGRLQAELFRAVRLVVDTGIHYKRWSRDQAIRYMGENTGMGPKEVASEIERYIVYPGQACSYKIGMMSFLKMREEWKAAKGNAFDIKEYHGFVLGKGSLPLEILEAASKETLNR
- a CDS encoding thioredoxin domain-containing protein, which encodes MKKLPSNYILSALAAIGAVISFFLIRKYFGGQGGDGVAQALCDALSETGSCNKVSESAVSAIRNVPFFGDIPIALFGFVFYGLLAFLFVRSETQKEESVKYLLLAFYLLIVGFVIDLGLFATSVFYIDAVCGLCAATWAVTVLLLVGTYIQIRDIKDKSPAQLIPSISKEALNYVIVILGALVIGLIGGRSFTNSLVEGEHTGLSRIQKQLSDYEAAPTVSIDIKGASFQGDPNAPITIVKFADFNCGHCMHTSHILKKILRDYDGVVKVVYKNFPLDGSCNRLISSPRPEASSCVAASAAICADKQKKFPAMYDSLYKNTENQVMHTLSTVLAQAQDLKLDMNQFRSCLSSVAVKDQINHEVDEADKLQIHSTPSLFINNKPIESGTPKEEFLRALIENLIKKI
- the hisA gene encoding 1-(5-phosphoribosyl)-5-[(5-phosphoribosylamino)methylideneamino]imidazole-4-carboxamide isomerase, which codes for MILIPAIDLLDNCAVRLFKGKYEEKTVYSTEPWKLAQGFEKNGATLLHLVDLNGARNQIGINGESISNIRKSTKLKIQLGGGIRDKEKLEYYDSIGIDRFILGTAAVKDPKLLDFALEKYGKDRVVVAVDARDGIVKIAGWEEDSGVNYLDLLAKMKQAGVEHIIFTDIAQDGTLAGPNLNAYKEILTKYNFQVIASGGISSLKDIMALSVLGTPVPVYGVITGKALYEGKIDLAEAITSLGTD